From one Humulus lupulus chromosome 8, drHumLupu1.1, whole genome shotgun sequence genomic stretch:
- the LOC133795103 gene encoding glutathione S-transferase T3-like produces MVSRNYRPNMEKSSIDLNRETSSTSVSETQPEYSVEGLENVILHNEDESRHKCKVKWSKEATILLISGWLNTSKDAIVGNDQTSTHFWARIAEYYNTNQKGEQARTGRQCKDHWNKMNQKVACFNECYKRVQQAHHSGWSDEQILENAHQLYKSENNNSNFLLVDCWRLLKDEPKWNTMYQPKGGKRTKVSDTGAFTSSSNADISDDEVREVRPTGQKAAKRKGKEKKRHTC; encoded by the coding sequence ATGGTTTCAAGAAATTATAGGCCAAATATGGAAAAGTCTAGTATTGATTTGAATCGTGAAACATCATCGACATCTGTCTCTGAAACCCAACCTGAATATAGTGTTGAAGGGTTGGAAAATGTAATTCTACACAACGAAGATGAATCAAGGCATAAATGTAAAGTCAAATGGAGCAAGGAAGCCACTATACTTCTGATAAGTGGATGGCTTAATACATCTAAGGATGCCATTGTGGGGAATGACCAAACTTCTACACATTTCTGGGCTCGGATTGCAGAATACTACAACACCAACCAAAAAGGCGAGCAAGCAAGAACTGGAAGGCAATGCAAAGATCATTGGAACAAGATGAATCAAAAGGTGGCGTGTTTCAATGAGTGTTATAAACGAGTACAACAAGCACATCACAGTGGTTGGTCTGATGAGCAAATTCTTGAGAATGCACATCAATTGTACAAATCTGAAAATAACAACTCAAATTTTCTGCTTGTGGACTGTTGGAGATTGCTAAAGGATGAGCCGAAATGGAATACAATGTACCAACCAAAAGGTGGTAAGAGAACAAAGGTGTCAGATACAGGGGCatttacttcttcttccaatgcagaCATCAGTGATGATGAAGTACGTGAAGTGCGCCCTACTGGCCAAAAGGCAGCAAagagaaaagggaaggaaaaaaaaagacaCACATGCTAG